A region of the Pseudomonadales bacterium genome:
TAGCTTTCAAAGCGGCTCGTATCTTTAATAAGCCGGTGCTGGTTGGCATCGGCTATGATTGGCAACAATGGGAGCAACTTGCACCCCAAACCTGGGATATAGCTTGCGATTGGATTGCAACACCAACTAGGCTTATCAACTGCAAAATTACGCGTCATTTGAAGCTCGCAACGCGGTGTTCAAAAAACAGCAAGAAATAGGACTAGACTGCCTATATTTTGAGGTGCAGCATTTACGCAAGCCTAAACGAAAAAACGCAGCGAATGCTGCGTTTTTACTTGCTTGGGTGTGCTTAAGAATTAAGTCGATTGCTTAAAGCGCTTCAACATTCTCAGCTTGCGGGCCTTTCTGACCTTGACCTTCGGTGAAGCTTACCGCTTGGCCTTCTTGTAAAGTTTTAAAACCGTTACCGCTGATATTACTAAAGTGGACAAATAAATCTGGACCGCCTTCGCGTGAAATAAATCCAAAACCTTTGCTTTCGTTAAACCACTTCACTGTGCCAGTTGCTTTTTCAGACATATAGATACTCTCTTTGTGTTTCGGCTAAAGCCGTTAAATTAAAATTTGCCAGTTCTAATGGCAATACTCTAAACGCGAAAATCACAAGAAGACGCACATGACACTAAACTA
Encoded here:
- a CDS encoding cold-shock protein is translated as MSEKATGTVKWFNESKGFGFISREGGPDLFVHFSNISGNGFKTLQEGQAVSFTEGQGQKGPQAENVEAL